The following is a genomic window from Natranaerobius trueperi.
TCGAACCCGCGGTCTCCTGCGTGACAGGCAGGCGTGTTAAGCCGCTTCACTACAGCCCCTTGCCTTGCGACATTTATTAGTATACAACACTGAAAACTTATGGTCAAGGGATTTTTTTAAAAATCATAAATTTAATAGATTTTAAAATGGTAATTCTTTAAAAAAATGAACCTAACTGCGATATATTTATTTGCAAGAGTGATCATTAAAGGAAAATGAAAATAAAAAAAGCGCAGTAAATTTAATTACTATCTAAGAAAGTTTAGGCTAAAAAGCGTTTTTGATATATCAGTTTTCTTAAAAAGAAGGGCTAACTGATGACAACACCTTGTTTAGCCCTAACTGAATAGGGAAGAGTCTCAATGATGTTTAAAAAGCTCTTACAGATGAAACATTTCTTGGTCCTTGAAAGAAAGAATGAGTTATATGTTGTAATTTTGATAATAAGAATAGGGATTACATTAAATTTAGTTTGAATAAACTAATTTGAACAGTTTAGTGAGTAACGAAATAGAGTGGAGGGGATTTAAGTTTTCAATTAAAAAAACCTCGAGTAGTTTACTCGAGGTAACATTCTTTGGCTGGGGCGGCAGGGTTCGAACCTGCGCGTGCGGGGACCAAAACCCCGTGCCTTACCACTTGGCTACGCCCCAATGTTATTAAGTAGTTTAGACAAATAAAAAAGATGTTATGTAATAACATCTAAATAAATTGGTGGAGAGAGAAGGATTCGAACCTTCGAAGGCTAACGCCAGCAGATTTACAGTCTGCCCCCTTTGGCCAAACTCGGGTATCTCTCCAAAAAATGGAGCTGACGGTGGGACTCGAACCCACAGCCTGCTGATTACAAGTCAGCTGCTCTAGCCAATTGAGCCACGTCAGCATATATGGCGGGGCTGACGGGATTCGAACCCGCGGTCTCCTGCGTGACAGGCAGGCGTGTTAAGCCGCTTCACTACAGCCCCTTGCCTTGCGACATTTATTAGTATACAACATTGAAAACTTATGGTCAAGGGATTTTTAGAGTCAAAAATTTTTAGAATATTTCACAAGGCTATTTAAGTTTTACATACCTGCTATTCTATTTTTTAGAGGAGCTAAGACTTCTTCACCTTTGTGTTCTTTTTCTTTAGATGAAAGGTTATTATATAGATGATTCAGTGCTATTTTTGCTGCAGGATCCATTCCTTGACACCCTGCAAATAAAAGAACGTCACCAGTTGTTAGGTTTTGTAGCACACTTTTAACTGAATTATCTAAGTTATCATAGTAAATAACTTGTAAACCCGCTTCTTCTAATAGATCTATGGTTAAATCAAGTTCTTCTTTTGAAACTTTATCTTTTTCATCTACACATTCCACACTAGATGTCACATAAATTTCTTTTAAATCAAGCTTATTAGCCCATTTGATTAGTGTTTCAACATTTTCTCGATTGACTGTTATACCTCGACCACCACGAATTGCATAAAGTAGTTTCAGTTTATTGTATTCCATATGACGTAATGTTTCGAGAGTTACAGCAATATTTCCGGAATTAGCAAAATGATCATCTATAATCTTAAATTCTTGATTATATATTAATTGAAATCTTCGTTCTACTCCACCGAATCTTAGTAGTTCTCTTTGTATAGTAGCAGAACTTTTATCTAATGCTAATGCAGCGATTGCAGCAGAAGTTGCATTGTATACATTATGAAGTCCTAATACATTAAGCTGGATTTTAATGTGTTGTTGTTGAACTTTTTTATCTAACACTGTTGGTAAAGCTTCTTTAATATTAATAGTAAAATTACCACGCCCACTTGATAGATCTAGGTCATCAACCTGAACCATAGCGTCATTTCCTTTGACACTATAAGTGATAACTCTAGCATTGGTATAATTAATTAATTTTCTAGTATTTTCACAATCAACATTTAAGATAGCAATTTTATTAGATGTTAATTCTTCGACCAATCGTTTTTTTGCTCTAAAGTATTTTTCAAAAGATCCATGTAAATCAATGTGGTCACGGGCTATATTATTTATTATAGCCACATCATAATCTACAGCTGATACTCGTTCTAACTCCAACCCAGAAGAAGAAACTTCCATAGTACAATAAGGGAGATTTTTTAATTTCATTTTATATAAATATTTTTGAAGATCTAATGATTCTGGTGTGGTTAACCCAGCTTCTTCAAGTTCATCACCAGTTTTTACTACAACAGTACCAATTAAGCCTGTAAGATGATTAGAACTTAATATATTATCTATCATATAACTAGTAGTAGTTTTACCATTAGTAGAAGTTATTCCTATCATAGTCAGGTCTTTAGAAGGTTTGCTATAAAATATTGAACTTAGATAAGATAAGGCTAATCTGGTATCAGCTACTACAATTTGAGCGATTGGAACATTAGGTAACCTTTTTTCTACGACTAAAGCAATAGCTCCTTTTTCATAGGCATCCATTGCAAAATTATGACCGTCAAATTTTACTCCTTTTATACAGAAAAATAACTCATTACTCGAAACTTTTTGGGAATGATAATTCAAGCCTGATATTTTAAAATCAATAGAAACATCAGTTTTATTAGGATGATAAATCTCCTTTATTGAATAGTTTTTTATAAGTTCTTGTAATTGCATTTTTGACACCTCTCTACATTGTTAAAATGATCTTAATTGTTGAAAAAAAGTACGCCATGTTTCTAATCTAAACGCTTCAAAAGGGTTTTCGGCAATATATCCAAAACCAAAG
Proteins encoded in this region:
- a CDS encoding Mur ligase family protein, with protein sequence MQLQELIKNYSIKEIYHPNKTDVSIDFKISGLNYHSQKVSSNELFFCIKGVKFDGHNFAMDAYEKGAIALVVEKRLPNVPIAQIVVADTRLALSYLSSIFYSKPSKDLTMIGITSTNGKTTTSYMIDNILSSNHLTGLIGTVVVKTGDELEEAGLTTPESLDLQKYLYKMKLKNLPYCTMEVSSSGLELERVSAVDYDVAIINNIARDHIDLHGSFEKYFRAKKRLVEELTSNKIAILNVDCENTRKLINYTNARVITYSVKGNDAMVQVDDLDLSSGRGNFTINIKEALPTVLDKKVQQQHIKIQLNVLGLHNVYNATSAAIAALALDKSSATIQRELLRFGGVERRFQLIYNQEFKIIDDHFANSGNIAVTLETLRHMEYNKLKLLYAIRGGRGITVNRENVETLIKWANKLDLKEIYVTSSVECVDEKDKVSKEELDLTIDLLEEAGLQVIYYDNLDNSVKSVLQNLTTGDVLLFAGCQGMDPAAKIALNHLYNNLSSKEKEHKGEEVLAPLKNRIAGM
- a CDS encoding DNA-directed RNA polymerase subunit beta, with the translated sequence MSKHQKILIIIALLIAAFLAGFIFGFGYIAENPFEAFRLETWRTFFQQLRSF